The following proteins are co-located in the Solea solea chromosome 21, fSolSol10.1, whole genome shotgun sequence genome:
- the fbxo11b gene encoding F-box only protein 11 isoform X3, which produces MNSVRATNRRPRRVSRPRPVQPERNNGERDEEAPAAAAAEMAIEESGPGAQNSPYQLRRKTLLPKRTAAASATASACPSKSPMEGTSTSSTEAFGHRAKRARVSAAPAEQYLQQKLPDEVVLKIFSYLLEQDLCQAACVCKRFSQLANDPILWKRLYMEVFEYTRPMMHPEPGRFYQVNPEEHEHPNPWKESFQQLYKGAHVKPGFAEHFYSNPGRYKGRENMLYYDTIEDALGGVQEAHFDGLIFVHSGIYTDEWIYIESPITMIGAAPGKVADKVVIENTRDSTFVFMEGSEDAYVGYMTIKFNPDDKSAQHHNAHHCLEITVNCSPNIDHCIIRSTCTVGSAVCVSGQGACPTIKHCNISDCENVGLYITDHAQGIYEDNEISNNALAGIWVKNHGNPIIRRNHIHHGRDVGVFTFDHGMGYFENCNIHRNRIAGFEVKAYANPTVVRCEIHHGQTGGIYVHEKGRGQFIENKIYANNFAGVWITSNSDPTIRGNAIFNGNQGGVYIFGDGRGLIESNDIYGNALAGIQIRTNSCPIVRHNKIHDGQHGGIYVHEKGQGVIEENEVYSNTLAGVWVTTGSTPVLRKNRIHSGKQVGVYFYDNGHGVLEDNDIYNHMYSGVQIRTGSNPKIRRNKIWGGQNGGILVYNSGLGFIEDNEIFDNAMAGVWIKTDSNPTLRRNKIHDGRDGGICIFNGGRGLLEENDIFRNAQAGVLISTNSHPILRKNRIFDGFAAGIEITNHATATLEGNQIFNNRFGGLFLASGVNVTMKDNKILNNQDAIEKAVSRGQCLYKISSYTSYPMHDFYRCHTCNTTDRNAICVNCIKKCHQGHDVEFIRHDRFFCDCGAGTLSNPCTLAGEPTHDTDTLYDSAPPIESNTLQHN; this is translated from the exons ATGAACTCCGTCAGAGCCACCAACAGGAGACCCAGGCGAGTGTCGAGGCCGCGCCCGGTGCAACCCGAACGGAACAACGGAGAGAGAG ATGAGGaggctcctgcagctgctgcagcagagatgGCCATTGAGGAGTCCGGACCAGGAGCTCAGAACAGTCCCTACCAGCTTCGACGCAAAACCCTGCTTCCTAAAAGAACCGCTGCTGCCTCTGCCACCGCCTCTGCCTGCCCCAGCAAGAGCCCAATGGAG GGAACGTCCACTTCATCAACAGAGGCCTTTGGCCATCGAGCCAAGCGGGCACGAGTGTCCG cagcccCAGCAGAGCAATATCTGCAGCAGAAGCTTCCAGATGAGGTAGTTTTGAAGATTTTCTCCTACTTGTTGGAACAGGATCTCTGTCAGGCAGCTTGTGTCTGCAAGAGGTTCAGCCAGCTCGCCAATGACCCCATCCTATG GAAGCGTCTGTATATGGAGGTCTTTGAGTACACACGTCCCATGATGCACCCTGAGCCTGGAAGGTTCTACCAGGTCAACCCAGAGGAGCATGAACACCCAAACCCATGGAAGGAGAGCTTCCAACAGCTG TACAAAGGTGCCCATGTAAAACCAGGCTTTGCAGAACATTTCTACAGTAACCCTGGCAGATACAAAGGCAGAGAGAACATGTTG TACTATGACACCATTGAAGATGCACTGGGTGGGGTCCAAGAGGCTCACTTTGATGGTCTAATCTTTGTTCACTCTGGCATCTACACAGATGAGTGGATTTATATAGAGTCCCCCATTACCATGATTGGTGCAG CTCCTGGTAAAGTAGCTGACAAGGTTGTTATAGAGAATACCAGAGACtcaacatttgtcttcatggaGGGGTCAGAAGACGCATATGTGGGATACATGACCATAAAG TTTAACCCTGATGATAAGTCAGCGCAGCACCATAATGCCCACCACTGTCTGGAGATCACAGTCAACTGCAGCCCAAACATCGACCACTGCATCATACGTTCCACATGCACAG TGGGTTCAGCTGTCTGTGTGAGTGGCCAGGGAGCATGTCCAACTATCAAACACTGCAACATCAGCGACTGTGAGAACGTGGGCCTGTACATTACAGACCATGCACAG ggCATTTATGAAGACAATGAAATCAGCAACAACGCACTAGCGGGAATTTGGGTGAAAAACCACGGCAATCCCATCATAAGACGTAATCACATTCACCATGGACGAGATGTTGGAGTGTTCACCTTCGACCACGGCATG GGTTACTTTGAGAACTGTAACATCCATAGAAACCGCATAGCAGGCTTTGAGGTGAAGGCTTACGCTAACCCCACAGTGGTGCGCTGTGAGATCCATCACGGCCAAACAGGAGGCATCTATGTCCACGAGAAGGGGCGGGGACAGTTTATAGAAAACAAAATCTACGCTAATAACTTTGCCGGTGTGTGGATCACATCCAACAGTGACCCGACGATACG gGGTAACGCTATATTCAACGGTAACCAAGGAGGGGTGTACATATTTGGAGATGGGCGGGGTTTGATAGAGAGCAACGATATCTATGGTAACGCCTTGGCGGGAATTCAGATCCGAACCAACAGCTGCCCCATTGTACGGCACAACAAGATCCATGATGGACAGCATGGAGGCATCTATGTG CATGAGAAAGGTCAGGGTGTGATCGAGGAGAATGAGGTTTACAGCAACACACTGGCTGGAGTGTGGGTGACCACTGGCAGCACTCCTGTCCTCCGCAAGAACCGCATCCACAGTGGCAAACAG GTCGGTGTATATTTCTATGACAATGGTCATGGTGTGTTGGAAGACAACGACATCTACAATCACATGTACTCTGGTGTGCAAATAAG GACAGGGAGTAATCCAAAGATCAGGCGCAACAAGATCTGGGGAGGCCAGAACGGGGGAATTTTAGTCTACAACTCAG GTCTGGGCTTCATCGAGGACAACGAGATCTTTGACAATGCCATGGCTGGAGTGTGGATCAAGACGGACAGCAACCCCACGCTGAGGAGAAATAAGATTCACGATGGCAGAGATGGGGGCATATGCATTTTCAACGGAGGCAGAG GTCTCCTGGAAGAGAACGACATCTTCAGGAACGCTCAGGCCGGTGTTCTGATCAGCACCAACAGCCATCCAATACTCCGCAAAAATCGCATATTTGATGGCTTCGCTGCTG GTATTGAAATCACCAACcatgccacagcaacactggaGGGAAACCAGATCTTCAACAATCGCTTTGGAGGTCTGTTCCTGGCCTCCGGAGTCAACGTCACCATGAAAG ATAATAAGATTCTCAATAACCAAGATGCTATTGAGAAGGCAGTGAGCAGAGGACAGTGTCTCTACAAGATCTCCAGCTACACCAGTTACCCCATGCACGACTTCTACAG ATGTCACACCTGTAATACAACAGATAGGAACGCCATCTGTGTGAACTGCATCAAAAAATGCCACCAGGGGCATGATGTAGAGTTTATACGGCACGATAG GTTTTTTTGCGACTGTGGAGCAGGAACACTGTCCAACCCGTGCACGCTGGCCGGAGAGCCCACACATGACACGGACACTCTGTATGATTCAGCGCCGCCCATTGAGTCCAACACGCTGCAACATAACTGA
- the fbxo11b gene encoding F-box only protein 11 isoform X2 — protein sequence MNSVRATNRRPRRVSRPRPVQPERNNGERDEEAPAAAAAEMAIEESGPGAQNSPYQLRRKTLLPKRTAAASATASACPSKSPMEGTSTSSTEAFGHRAKRARVSGKSHDLPAPAEQYLQQKLPDEVVLKIFSYLLEQDLCQAACVCKRFSQLANDPILWKRLYMEVFEYTRPMMHPEPGRFYQVNPEEHEHPNPWKESFQQLYKGAHVKPGFAEHFYSNPGRYKGRENMLYYDTIEDALGGVQEAHFDGLIFVHSGIYTDEWIYIESPITMIGAAPGKVADKVVIENTRDSTFVFMEGSEDAYVGYMTIKFNPDDKSAQHHNAHHCLEITVNCSPNIDHCIIRSTCTVGSAVCVSGQGACPTIKHCNISDCENVGLYITDHAQGIYEDNEISNNALAGIWVKNHGNPIIRRNHIHHGRDVGVFTFDHGMGYFENCNIHRNRIAGFEVKAYANPTVVRCEIHHGQTGGIYVHEKGRGQFIENKIYANNFAGVWITSNSDPTIRGNAIFNGNQGGVYIFGDGRGLIESNDIYGNALAGIQIRTNSCPIVRHNKIHDGQHGGIYVHEKGQGVIEENEVYSNTLAGVWVTTGSTPVLRKNRIHSGKQVGVYFYDNGHGVLEDNDIYNHMYSGVQIRTGSNPKIRRNKIWGGQNGGILVYNSGLGFIEDNEIFDNAMAGVWIKTDSNPTLRRNKIHDGRDGGICIFNGGRGLLEENDIFRNAQAGVLISTNSHPILRKNRIFDGFAAGIEITNHATATLEGNQIFNNRFGGLFLASGVNVTMKDNKILNNQDAIEKAVSRGQCLYKISSYTSYPMHDFYRCHTCNTTDRNAICVNCIKKCHQGHDVEFIRHDRFFCDCGAGTLSNPCTLAGEPTHDTDTLYDSAPPIESNTLQHN from the exons ATGAACTCCGTCAGAGCCACCAACAGGAGACCCAGGCGAGTGTCGAGGCCGCGCCCGGTGCAACCCGAACGGAACAACGGAGAGAGAG ATGAGGaggctcctgcagctgctgcagcagagatgGCCATTGAGGAGTCCGGACCAGGAGCTCAGAACAGTCCCTACCAGCTTCGACGCAAAACCCTGCTTCCTAAAAGAACCGCTGCTGCCTCTGCCACCGCCTCTGCCTGCCCCAGCAAGAGCCCAATGGAG GGAACGTCCACTTCATCAACAGAGGCCTTTGGCCATCGAGCCAAGCGGGCACGAGTGTCCGGTAAGAGCCACGACCTGCCAG cccCAGCAGAGCAATATCTGCAGCAGAAGCTTCCAGATGAGGTAGTTTTGAAGATTTTCTCCTACTTGTTGGAACAGGATCTCTGTCAGGCAGCTTGTGTCTGCAAGAGGTTCAGCCAGCTCGCCAATGACCCCATCCTATG GAAGCGTCTGTATATGGAGGTCTTTGAGTACACACGTCCCATGATGCACCCTGAGCCTGGAAGGTTCTACCAGGTCAACCCAGAGGAGCATGAACACCCAAACCCATGGAAGGAGAGCTTCCAACAGCTG TACAAAGGTGCCCATGTAAAACCAGGCTTTGCAGAACATTTCTACAGTAACCCTGGCAGATACAAAGGCAGAGAGAACATGTTG TACTATGACACCATTGAAGATGCACTGGGTGGGGTCCAAGAGGCTCACTTTGATGGTCTAATCTTTGTTCACTCTGGCATCTACACAGATGAGTGGATTTATATAGAGTCCCCCATTACCATGATTGGTGCAG CTCCTGGTAAAGTAGCTGACAAGGTTGTTATAGAGAATACCAGAGACtcaacatttgtcttcatggaGGGGTCAGAAGACGCATATGTGGGATACATGACCATAAAG TTTAACCCTGATGATAAGTCAGCGCAGCACCATAATGCCCACCACTGTCTGGAGATCACAGTCAACTGCAGCCCAAACATCGACCACTGCATCATACGTTCCACATGCACAG TGGGTTCAGCTGTCTGTGTGAGTGGCCAGGGAGCATGTCCAACTATCAAACACTGCAACATCAGCGACTGTGAGAACGTGGGCCTGTACATTACAGACCATGCACAG ggCATTTATGAAGACAATGAAATCAGCAACAACGCACTAGCGGGAATTTGGGTGAAAAACCACGGCAATCCCATCATAAGACGTAATCACATTCACCATGGACGAGATGTTGGAGTGTTCACCTTCGACCACGGCATG GGTTACTTTGAGAACTGTAACATCCATAGAAACCGCATAGCAGGCTTTGAGGTGAAGGCTTACGCTAACCCCACAGTGGTGCGCTGTGAGATCCATCACGGCCAAACAGGAGGCATCTATGTCCACGAGAAGGGGCGGGGACAGTTTATAGAAAACAAAATCTACGCTAATAACTTTGCCGGTGTGTGGATCACATCCAACAGTGACCCGACGATACG gGGTAACGCTATATTCAACGGTAACCAAGGAGGGGTGTACATATTTGGAGATGGGCGGGGTTTGATAGAGAGCAACGATATCTATGGTAACGCCTTGGCGGGAATTCAGATCCGAACCAACAGCTGCCCCATTGTACGGCACAACAAGATCCATGATGGACAGCATGGAGGCATCTATGTG CATGAGAAAGGTCAGGGTGTGATCGAGGAGAATGAGGTTTACAGCAACACACTGGCTGGAGTGTGGGTGACCACTGGCAGCACTCCTGTCCTCCGCAAGAACCGCATCCACAGTGGCAAACAG GTCGGTGTATATTTCTATGACAATGGTCATGGTGTGTTGGAAGACAACGACATCTACAATCACATGTACTCTGGTGTGCAAATAAG GACAGGGAGTAATCCAAAGATCAGGCGCAACAAGATCTGGGGAGGCCAGAACGGGGGAATTTTAGTCTACAACTCAG GTCTGGGCTTCATCGAGGACAACGAGATCTTTGACAATGCCATGGCTGGAGTGTGGATCAAGACGGACAGCAACCCCACGCTGAGGAGAAATAAGATTCACGATGGCAGAGATGGGGGCATATGCATTTTCAACGGAGGCAGAG GTCTCCTGGAAGAGAACGACATCTTCAGGAACGCTCAGGCCGGTGTTCTGATCAGCACCAACAGCCATCCAATACTCCGCAAAAATCGCATATTTGATGGCTTCGCTGCTG GTATTGAAATCACCAACcatgccacagcaacactggaGGGAAACCAGATCTTCAACAATCGCTTTGGAGGTCTGTTCCTGGCCTCCGGAGTCAACGTCACCATGAAAG ATAATAAGATTCTCAATAACCAAGATGCTATTGAGAAGGCAGTGAGCAGAGGACAGTGTCTCTACAAGATCTCCAGCTACACCAGTTACCCCATGCACGACTTCTACAG ATGTCACACCTGTAATACAACAGATAGGAACGCCATCTGTGTGAACTGCATCAAAAAATGCCACCAGGGGCATGATGTAGAGTTTATACGGCACGATAG GTTTTTTTGCGACTGTGGAGCAGGAACACTGTCCAACCCGTGCACGCTGGCCGGAGAGCCCACACATGACACGGACACTCTGTATGATTCAGCGCCGCCCATTGAGTCCAACACGCTGCAACATAACTGA
- the fbxo11b gene encoding F-box only protein 11 isoform X4, with translation MNSVRATNRRPRRVSRPRPVQPERNNGERDEEAPAAAAAEMAIEESGPGAQNSPYQLRRKTLLPKRTAAASATASACPSKSPMEGTSTSSTEAFGHRAKRARVSAPAEQYLQQKLPDEVVLKIFSYLLEQDLCQAACVCKRFSQLANDPILWKRLYMEVFEYTRPMMHPEPGRFYQVNPEEHEHPNPWKESFQQLYKGAHVKPGFAEHFYSNPGRYKGRENMLYYDTIEDALGGVQEAHFDGLIFVHSGIYTDEWIYIESPITMIGAAPGKVADKVVIENTRDSTFVFMEGSEDAYVGYMTIKFNPDDKSAQHHNAHHCLEITVNCSPNIDHCIIRSTCTVGSAVCVSGQGACPTIKHCNISDCENVGLYITDHAQGIYEDNEISNNALAGIWVKNHGNPIIRRNHIHHGRDVGVFTFDHGMGYFENCNIHRNRIAGFEVKAYANPTVVRCEIHHGQTGGIYVHEKGRGQFIENKIYANNFAGVWITSNSDPTIRGNAIFNGNQGGVYIFGDGRGLIESNDIYGNALAGIQIRTNSCPIVRHNKIHDGQHGGIYVHEKGQGVIEENEVYSNTLAGVWVTTGSTPVLRKNRIHSGKQVGVYFYDNGHGVLEDNDIYNHMYSGVQIRTGSNPKIRRNKIWGGQNGGILVYNSGLGFIEDNEIFDNAMAGVWIKTDSNPTLRRNKIHDGRDGGICIFNGGRGLLEENDIFRNAQAGVLISTNSHPILRKNRIFDGFAAGIEITNHATATLEGNQIFNNRFGGLFLASGVNVTMKDNKILNNQDAIEKAVSRGQCLYKISSYTSYPMHDFYRCHTCNTTDRNAICVNCIKKCHQGHDVEFIRHDRFFCDCGAGTLSNPCTLAGEPTHDTDTLYDSAPPIESNTLQHN, from the exons ATGAACTCCGTCAGAGCCACCAACAGGAGACCCAGGCGAGTGTCGAGGCCGCGCCCGGTGCAACCCGAACGGAACAACGGAGAGAGAG ATGAGGaggctcctgcagctgctgcagcagagatgGCCATTGAGGAGTCCGGACCAGGAGCTCAGAACAGTCCCTACCAGCTTCGACGCAAAACCCTGCTTCCTAAAAGAACCGCTGCTGCCTCTGCCACCGCCTCTGCCTGCCCCAGCAAGAGCCCAATGGAG GGAACGTCCACTTCATCAACAGAGGCCTTTGGCCATCGAGCCAAGCGGGCACGAGTGTCCG cccCAGCAGAGCAATATCTGCAGCAGAAGCTTCCAGATGAGGTAGTTTTGAAGATTTTCTCCTACTTGTTGGAACAGGATCTCTGTCAGGCAGCTTGTGTCTGCAAGAGGTTCAGCCAGCTCGCCAATGACCCCATCCTATG GAAGCGTCTGTATATGGAGGTCTTTGAGTACACACGTCCCATGATGCACCCTGAGCCTGGAAGGTTCTACCAGGTCAACCCAGAGGAGCATGAACACCCAAACCCATGGAAGGAGAGCTTCCAACAGCTG TACAAAGGTGCCCATGTAAAACCAGGCTTTGCAGAACATTTCTACAGTAACCCTGGCAGATACAAAGGCAGAGAGAACATGTTG TACTATGACACCATTGAAGATGCACTGGGTGGGGTCCAAGAGGCTCACTTTGATGGTCTAATCTTTGTTCACTCTGGCATCTACACAGATGAGTGGATTTATATAGAGTCCCCCATTACCATGATTGGTGCAG CTCCTGGTAAAGTAGCTGACAAGGTTGTTATAGAGAATACCAGAGACtcaacatttgtcttcatggaGGGGTCAGAAGACGCATATGTGGGATACATGACCATAAAG TTTAACCCTGATGATAAGTCAGCGCAGCACCATAATGCCCACCACTGTCTGGAGATCACAGTCAACTGCAGCCCAAACATCGACCACTGCATCATACGTTCCACATGCACAG TGGGTTCAGCTGTCTGTGTGAGTGGCCAGGGAGCATGTCCAACTATCAAACACTGCAACATCAGCGACTGTGAGAACGTGGGCCTGTACATTACAGACCATGCACAG ggCATTTATGAAGACAATGAAATCAGCAACAACGCACTAGCGGGAATTTGGGTGAAAAACCACGGCAATCCCATCATAAGACGTAATCACATTCACCATGGACGAGATGTTGGAGTGTTCACCTTCGACCACGGCATG GGTTACTTTGAGAACTGTAACATCCATAGAAACCGCATAGCAGGCTTTGAGGTGAAGGCTTACGCTAACCCCACAGTGGTGCGCTGTGAGATCCATCACGGCCAAACAGGAGGCATCTATGTCCACGAGAAGGGGCGGGGACAGTTTATAGAAAACAAAATCTACGCTAATAACTTTGCCGGTGTGTGGATCACATCCAACAGTGACCCGACGATACG gGGTAACGCTATATTCAACGGTAACCAAGGAGGGGTGTACATATTTGGAGATGGGCGGGGTTTGATAGAGAGCAACGATATCTATGGTAACGCCTTGGCGGGAATTCAGATCCGAACCAACAGCTGCCCCATTGTACGGCACAACAAGATCCATGATGGACAGCATGGAGGCATCTATGTG CATGAGAAAGGTCAGGGTGTGATCGAGGAGAATGAGGTTTACAGCAACACACTGGCTGGAGTGTGGGTGACCACTGGCAGCACTCCTGTCCTCCGCAAGAACCGCATCCACAGTGGCAAACAG GTCGGTGTATATTTCTATGACAATGGTCATGGTGTGTTGGAAGACAACGACATCTACAATCACATGTACTCTGGTGTGCAAATAAG GACAGGGAGTAATCCAAAGATCAGGCGCAACAAGATCTGGGGAGGCCAGAACGGGGGAATTTTAGTCTACAACTCAG GTCTGGGCTTCATCGAGGACAACGAGATCTTTGACAATGCCATGGCTGGAGTGTGGATCAAGACGGACAGCAACCCCACGCTGAGGAGAAATAAGATTCACGATGGCAGAGATGGGGGCATATGCATTTTCAACGGAGGCAGAG GTCTCCTGGAAGAGAACGACATCTTCAGGAACGCTCAGGCCGGTGTTCTGATCAGCACCAACAGCCATCCAATACTCCGCAAAAATCGCATATTTGATGGCTTCGCTGCTG GTATTGAAATCACCAACcatgccacagcaacactggaGGGAAACCAGATCTTCAACAATCGCTTTGGAGGTCTGTTCCTGGCCTCCGGAGTCAACGTCACCATGAAAG ATAATAAGATTCTCAATAACCAAGATGCTATTGAGAAGGCAGTGAGCAGAGGACAGTGTCTCTACAAGATCTCCAGCTACACCAGTTACCCCATGCACGACTTCTACAG ATGTCACACCTGTAATACAACAGATAGGAACGCCATCTGTGTGAACTGCATCAAAAAATGCCACCAGGGGCATGATGTAGAGTTTATACGGCACGATAG GTTTTTTTGCGACTGTGGAGCAGGAACACTGTCCAACCCGTGCACGCTGGCCGGAGAGCCCACACATGACACGGACACTCTGTATGATTCAGCGCCGCCCATTGAGTCCAACACGCTGCAACATAACTGA
- the fbxo11b gene encoding F-box only protein 11 isoform X1 codes for MNSVRATNRRPRRVSRPRPVQPERNNGERDEEAPAAAAAEMAIEESGPGAQNSPYQLRRKTLLPKRTAAASATASACPSKSPMEGTSTSSTEAFGHRAKRARVSGKSHDLPAAPAEQYLQQKLPDEVVLKIFSYLLEQDLCQAACVCKRFSQLANDPILWKRLYMEVFEYTRPMMHPEPGRFYQVNPEEHEHPNPWKESFQQLYKGAHVKPGFAEHFYSNPGRYKGRENMLYYDTIEDALGGVQEAHFDGLIFVHSGIYTDEWIYIESPITMIGAAPGKVADKVVIENTRDSTFVFMEGSEDAYVGYMTIKFNPDDKSAQHHNAHHCLEITVNCSPNIDHCIIRSTCTVGSAVCVSGQGACPTIKHCNISDCENVGLYITDHAQGIYEDNEISNNALAGIWVKNHGNPIIRRNHIHHGRDVGVFTFDHGMGYFENCNIHRNRIAGFEVKAYANPTVVRCEIHHGQTGGIYVHEKGRGQFIENKIYANNFAGVWITSNSDPTIRGNAIFNGNQGGVYIFGDGRGLIESNDIYGNALAGIQIRTNSCPIVRHNKIHDGQHGGIYVHEKGQGVIEENEVYSNTLAGVWVTTGSTPVLRKNRIHSGKQVGVYFYDNGHGVLEDNDIYNHMYSGVQIRTGSNPKIRRNKIWGGQNGGILVYNSGLGFIEDNEIFDNAMAGVWIKTDSNPTLRRNKIHDGRDGGICIFNGGRGLLEENDIFRNAQAGVLISTNSHPILRKNRIFDGFAAGIEITNHATATLEGNQIFNNRFGGLFLASGVNVTMKDNKILNNQDAIEKAVSRGQCLYKISSYTSYPMHDFYRCHTCNTTDRNAICVNCIKKCHQGHDVEFIRHDRFFCDCGAGTLSNPCTLAGEPTHDTDTLYDSAPPIESNTLQHN; via the exons ATGAACTCCGTCAGAGCCACCAACAGGAGACCCAGGCGAGTGTCGAGGCCGCGCCCGGTGCAACCCGAACGGAACAACGGAGAGAGAG ATGAGGaggctcctgcagctgctgcagcagagatgGCCATTGAGGAGTCCGGACCAGGAGCTCAGAACAGTCCCTACCAGCTTCGACGCAAAACCCTGCTTCCTAAAAGAACCGCTGCTGCCTCTGCCACCGCCTCTGCCTGCCCCAGCAAGAGCCCAATGGAG GGAACGTCCACTTCATCAACAGAGGCCTTTGGCCATCGAGCCAAGCGGGCACGAGTGTCCGGTAAGAGCCACGACCTGCCAG cagcccCAGCAGAGCAATATCTGCAGCAGAAGCTTCCAGATGAGGTAGTTTTGAAGATTTTCTCCTACTTGTTGGAACAGGATCTCTGTCAGGCAGCTTGTGTCTGCAAGAGGTTCAGCCAGCTCGCCAATGACCCCATCCTATG GAAGCGTCTGTATATGGAGGTCTTTGAGTACACACGTCCCATGATGCACCCTGAGCCTGGAAGGTTCTACCAGGTCAACCCAGAGGAGCATGAACACCCAAACCCATGGAAGGAGAGCTTCCAACAGCTG TACAAAGGTGCCCATGTAAAACCAGGCTTTGCAGAACATTTCTACAGTAACCCTGGCAGATACAAAGGCAGAGAGAACATGTTG TACTATGACACCATTGAAGATGCACTGGGTGGGGTCCAAGAGGCTCACTTTGATGGTCTAATCTTTGTTCACTCTGGCATCTACACAGATGAGTGGATTTATATAGAGTCCCCCATTACCATGATTGGTGCAG CTCCTGGTAAAGTAGCTGACAAGGTTGTTATAGAGAATACCAGAGACtcaacatttgtcttcatggaGGGGTCAGAAGACGCATATGTGGGATACATGACCATAAAG TTTAACCCTGATGATAAGTCAGCGCAGCACCATAATGCCCACCACTGTCTGGAGATCACAGTCAACTGCAGCCCAAACATCGACCACTGCATCATACGTTCCACATGCACAG TGGGTTCAGCTGTCTGTGTGAGTGGCCAGGGAGCATGTCCAACTATCAAACACTGCAACATCAGCGACTGTGAGAACGTGGGCCTGTACATTACAGACCATGCACAG ggCATTTATGAAGACAATGAAATCAGCAACAACGCACTAGCGGGAATTTGGGTGAAAAACCACGGCAATCCCATCATAAGACGTAATCACATTCACCATGGACGAGATGTTGGAGTGTTCACCTTCGACCACGGCATG GGTTACTTTGAGAACTGTAACATCCATAGAAACCGCATAGCAGGCTTTGAGGTGAAGGCTTACGCTAACCCCACAGTGGTGCGCTGTGAGATCCATCACGGCCAAACAGGAGGCATCTATGTCCACGAGAAGGGGCGGGGACAGTTTATAGAAAACAAAATCTACGCTAATAACTTTGCCGGTGTGTGGATCACATCCAACAGTGACCCGACGATACG gGGTAACGCTATATTCAACGGTAACCAAGGAGGGGTGTACATATTTGGAGATGGGCGGGGTTTGATAGAGAGCAACGATATCTATGGTAACGCCTTGGCGGGAATTCAGATCCGAACCAACAGCTGCCCCATTGTACGGCACAACAAGATCCATGATGGACAGCATGGAGGCATCTATGTG CATGAGAAAGGTCAGGGTGTGATCGAGGAGAATGAGGTTTACAGCAACACACTGGCTGGAGTGTGGGTGACCACTGGCAGCACTCCTGTCCTCCGCAAGAACCGCATCCACAGTGGCAAACAG GTCGGTGTATATTTCTATGACAATGGTCATGGTGTGTTGGAAGACAACGACATCTACAATCACATGTACTCTGGTGTGCAAATAAG GACAGGGAGTAATCCAAAGATCAGGCGCAACAAGATCTGGGGAGGCCAGAACGGGGGAATTTTAGTCTACAACTCAG GTCTGGGCTTCATCGAGGACAACGAGATCTTTGACAATGCCATGGCTGGAGTGTGGATCAAGACGGACAGCAACCCCACGCTGAGGAGAAATAAGATTCACGATGGCAGAGATGGGGGCATATGCATTTTCAACGGAGGCAGAG GTCTCCTGGAAGAGAACGACATCTTCAGGAACGCTCAGGCCGGTGTTCTGATCAGCACCAACAGCCATCCAATACTCCGCAAAAATCGCATATTTGATGGCTTCGCTGCTG GTATTGAAATCACCAACcatgccacagcaacactggaGGGAAACCAGATCTTCAACAATCGCTTTGGAGGTCTGTTCCTGGCCTCCGGAGTCAACGTCACCATGAAAG ATAATAAGATTCTCAATAACCAAGATGCTATTGAGAAGGCAGTGAGCAGAGGACAGTGTCTCTACAAGATCTCCAGCTACACCAGTTACCCCATGCACGACTTCTACAG ATGTCACACCTGTAATACAACAGATAGGAACGCCATCTGTGTGAACTGCATCAAAAAATGCCACCAGGGGCATGATGTAGAGTTTATACGGCACGATAG GTTTTTTTGCGACTGTGGAGCAGGAACACTGTCCAACCCGTGCACGCTGGCCGGAGAGCCCACACATGACACGGACACTCTGTATGATTCAGCGCCGCCCATTGAGTCCAACACGCTGCAACATAACTGA